In Edaphobacter dinghuensis, one genomic interval encodes:
- a CDS encoding VWA domain-containing protein, with protein sequence MRLSVIICGLLVFPFFAQARRTDSQTETVTAQTAASYNLNVAVDEVILNFHAEDVHGLPVNDLKLSELSLLDKGRPPRKILAFELLRDYPIRAAILVDTSYSMLDHLAAVRAISSRYAQSLLRQQTDQAFVVDFGTRSQILQSWTSDPAVLAKAIGGATANEVSLLGSTTALFDTIYATCHYEFGKINHAASANFIMLFSDGEDDSSRVSLKQAVAMCQSVNTAIYAFHAEDAEAGSDGSRTLTQLALQTGGRVFHDDDSPAERYDDLRTIETDLRNQYRLIYTPPEVKHDGSFHRIMLMMPDRVEKLTVRSGYYAPMH encoded by the coding sequence ATGAGATTGTCTGTGATTATCTGCGGGCTGTTGGTCTTTCCGTTCTTTGCACAGGCGCGGCGCACCGATTCGCAGACAGAGACTGTTACAGCTCAGACGGCGGCGAGTTATAACCTCAACGTTGCTGTCGATGAAGTCATTCTCAACTTTCACGCGGAAGATGTTCACGGTCTTCCTGTCAATGACTTGAAGCTGAGTGAGCTGAGTCTTCTGGATAAAGGTCGGCCACCGAGGAAGATTCTCGCGTTCGAGCTGTTGCGGGACTATCCCATCCGCGCCGCGATTCTGGTGGATACAAGCTACTCGATGCTCGATCATCTTGCCGCTGTTCGGGCGATCTCGAGCAGATATGCTCAATCGTTGCTGCGGCAGCAGACGGACCAGGCCTTTGTCGTTGACTTCGGTACACGGTCGCAGATATTGCAGTCGTGGACCAGTGATCCCGCTGTACTGGCTAAAGCTATCGGCGGGGCCACGGCGAACGAGGTGAGCCTGCTGGGGAGTACGACGGCCCTCTTCGATACGATTTATGCGACGTGCCATTATGAGTTTGGCAAGATTAATCATGCGGCCAGCGCCAACTTCATCATGCTCTTCTCCGATGGCGAGGACGACAGCAGCCGGGTTTCACTGAAGCAGGCGGTTGCGATGTGCCAGAGCGTTAATACGGCCATCTACGCCTTTCATGCGGAGGATGCCGAGGCTGGCTCGGATGGATCGAGGACGTTGACTCAGTTGGCGCTCCAGACTGGTGGCCGGGTCTTCCATGACGATGATTCTCCGGCGGAGAGGTACGACGATCTGCGTACGATTGAGACGGATCTTCGTAATCAGTATCGGCTTATCTACACGCCGCCAGAGGTGAAGCACGATGGCTCGTTTCACCGCATCATGCTGATGATGCCGGATCGGGTGGAGAAGCTTACGGTTCGTTCCGGCTACTATGCGCCGATGCATTGA
- a CDS encoding glycoside hydrolase family 28 protein, with translation MNDDVRIPTNSKQMTRRQWLGAVPVPAMAAIAGAGLLTERAAAQPGIVKNTGDDLGTRIYNVRSFGAKGDGTTLDTAAVQAAIDACNKDGGGTVLVPAGTFLIGTVELRSHVTLHIAAAGKLLGSTNGKDYHAVDAIPLKGDSTLEDGNWALLFAVNAAHVSIEGPGTIDGQGTAFHSKVHGTPPPSGLGGDFRPYHVLVYRCDDFAVRNISLLDGAYHSIRVIQSKRVQMDGIYIHNRVNGNNDGFHFISAEYVTVSNCTIKSQDDACAMFGSCRFITITNSSFSTRWSVFRFGGGTAENITVSNCLLYEVDGCPIKLHAAPGTRLENISFSNLILQEVTGPINISVGPGEPKPGAAAQTGGGEQGALSREKLPAIVRNISFSNIHGTVTTNPPQLSEASVTSGFRPGEGHSCITLNCVAGSTLENISFDDVHLTFGGGGTAEEAARRDLPPYAGEYFALGPMPAYGFYARNAKGITLSNVRLQVATPDLRPALVLDHVEDAAVNGFSVQGNTEAESVLRFIDTSQVLITAARVLTPSSPFLQLEGTANESIILDGGDLSRAAKAVTYHNGATSKAIKVRE, from the coding sequence TTGAACGACGACGTTCGTATCCCGACAAACAGTAAACAGATGACCCGCCGCCAATGGCTGGGAGCAGTCCCCGTTCCGGCAATGGCAGCCATCGCAGGCGCAGGCCTGTTGACCGAGCGAGCAGCAGCCCAGCCCGGCATCGTAAAAAACACAGGCGACGATCTCGGAACACGCATCTACAACGTGCGCAGCTTCGGCGCCAAAGGCGATGGCACCACGCTCGACACCGCCGCCGTACAGGCAGCCATCGACGCTTGCAACAAAGACGGAGGAGGAACCGTGCTTGTGCCCGCCGGAACCTTTCTCATCGGCACCGTCGAGTTGCGCAGCCACGTCACCCTGCACATCGCCGCCGCAGGCAAGCTGCTCGGCAGCACCAACGGCAAGGACTACCACGCAGTCGACGCCATCCCCCTCAAGGGAGACTCCACACTCGAGGACGGCAACTGGGCGCTGCTGTTCGCAGTCAACGCTGCGCACGTCTCCATCGAAGGCCCCGGAACCATCGACGGCCAGGGCACGGCCTTCCACTCCAAGGTGCACGGAACTCCGCCGCCCAGCGGCCTGGGAGGAGACTTTCGGCCCTATCATGTGCTGGTCTACCGCTGCGACGACTTCGCCGTGCGCAACATCTCGCTACTCGACGGCGCCTATCACAGCATCCGCGTCATCCAGAGCAAGCGCGTCCAGATGGACGGCATCTACATCCACAACCGCGTCAACGGAAACAACGACGGCTTCCACTTCATCAGCGCCGAATACGTCACCGTCAGCAATTGCACCATCAAATCGCAGGACGACGCCTGCGCCATGTTCGGAAGCTGCCGCTTCATCACCATCACCAACAGCTCATTCAGCACGCGCTGGTCGGTCTTCCGCTTCGGCGGCGGCACCGCGGAGAACATCACAGTCTCCAACTGCCTCTTGTACGAGGTCGACGGGTGCCCCATCAAGCTCCACGCAGCCCCCGGAACGCGCCTCGAAAATATCTCCTTCTCGAACCTCATCCTGCAGGAGGTCACTGGCCCCATCAACATCAGCGTCGGCCCAGGCGAGCCAAAACCCGGAGCCGCAGCGCAAACCGGCGGCGGAGAACAAGGAGCTCTCTCCAGGGAAAAGCTGCCCGCCATCGTGCGTAACATCTCCTTCAGCAACATCCACGGCACCGTGACCACCAACCCGCCGCAACTCTCCGAGGCCTCCGTCACCAGCGGATTCCGCCCCGGCGAGGGACACTCCTGCATCACGCTGAACTGTGTCGCCGGATCGACGCTCGAAAACATCTCCTTCGACGACGTACATCTCACCTTCGGCGGCGGCGGCACCGCCGAGGAAGCAGCCCGCCGCGATCTGCCGCCTTACGCAGGCGAGTACTTCGCACTCGGGCCGATGCCCGCCTACGGCTTCTACGCGCGCAACGCAAAGGGCATCACGCTCAGCAACGTTCGCCTGCAGGTGGCAACGCCGGACCTTCGCCCCGCACTGGTCCTCGACCACGTCGAAGACGCAGCCGTCAACGGCTTCAGCGTGCAGGGAAACACCGAGGCAGAGTCCGTCCTGCGCTTCATCGACACCAGCCAGGTGTTGATAACAGCCGCCCGCGTACTGACGCCATCCTCACCCTTCCTCCAGCTCGAAGGCACAGCCAACGAAAGCATCATCCTCGATGGCGGCGACCTGTCGCGAGCAGCAAAGGCCGTCACCTACCACAACGGCGCCACCTCCAAAGCAATTAAAGTGCGCGAGTAA
- the ruvA gene encoding Holliday junction branch migration protein RuvA produces the protein MIAHLRGRLLSKSPNEAVVDCAGVGYGVTISVATFTSLPVEGAETSLHIYTHVREDQISLFGFAETQEKRLFEKLLTISGIGPKLAITVLSGIAADRLVTAIRSGDHASLTKIPGIGKKTAERVVLELKDKLDDMAVPVADASGVHHGPAGDDVLSALVNLGYPRPIAQKAIETAIGKDAAAAHDFETLFRAAMAAIR, from the coding sequence ATGATCGCCCATCTCCGAGGCCGCCTTCTCTCCAAGAGTCCGAATGAAGCTGTTGTTGATTGTGCTGGTGTCGGCTACGGGGTCACGATCTCCGTGGCTACGTTTACCAGTCTTCCGGTGGAGGGTGCGGAGACCTCGCTGCACATCTACACGCATGTTCGTGAAGACCAGATTTCGTTGTTCGGTTTTGCGGAGACGCAGGAGAAGCGACTGTTCGAGAAGCTGCTGACGATCAGCGGCATTGGGCCGAAGCTGGCGATTACGGTGTTGAGCGGCATTGCTGCCGACCGGCTGGTGACGGCGATTCGTTCGGGCGATCACGCTTCGCTGACGAAGATTCCGGGTATCGGTAAAAAGACTGCCGAGCGTGTGGTGCTGGAGCTGAAGGACAAGCTCGACGATATGGCTGTGCCGGTCGCTGACGCTTCGGGTGTGCATCATGGGCCTGCCGGAGACGATGTGCTTTCGGCGCTGGTGAACCTTGGCTATCCTCGGCCGATTGCGCAGAAGGCGATTGAGACAGCGATTGGGAAAGATGCTGCTGCGGCGCATGACTTCGAGACGCTGTTTCGGGCGGCGATGGCGGCGATTCGGTAA
- the hpnI gene encoding bacteriohopanetetrol glucosamine biosynthesis glycosyltransferase HpnI: MATAIEAITILLTLAGLAYLLLALWGARDFGHYWMRRPKTEGFAPDVSILKPVKGVDPRMYAGLVSHCRQQYAGNFEIIFGVGSMDDPAVAEIRRLQAEFPDRAIRLVECRERLGTSGKVSNLVQMLREARYEHVLINDSDIYVSLLYLTRVMACFADASVGMVTAPYIGRTAESASGRTLWARLEALGISTDFLPGVLTARKLEHGIRFGLGSTLAMSKTALAKAGGLEPLTEYLADDYEMGERIAAAGYRVELCNEVVETTVPAYNFRGFCDHQLRWARSTRDSRKLGYVGLGITYALPWALMTCVASGFALWSFSLLSVVVLARVAVALSVGVGILRDEQVLRDLWLLPLRDFFGLYFWAWSFADDTVVWRGERFHLRNGRITRA, encoded by the coding sequence ATGGCCACAGCGATTGAGGCGATCACTATACTGTTGACGCTTGCCGGGTTGGCGTATCTTCTGCTGGCATTGTGGGGAGCACGGGACTTTGGGCATTACTGGATGCGGCGTCCAAAGACGGAGGGGTTTGCTCCTGATGTCAGCATTCTGAAGCCGGTGAAGGGTGTCGATCCGCGGATGTATGCCGGGCTGGTCAGCCACTGCCGCCAGCAGTACGCGGGCAACTTCGAGATCATCTTCGGTGTCGGCAGCATGGACGATCCGGCTGTCGCCGAGATACGGCGGTTGCAGGCGGAGTTTCCCGACCGCGCCATTCGCCTGGTGGAGTGTCGCGAGCGGCTGGGAACTTCAGGCAAAGTCAGCAATCTGGTGCAGATGCTGCGCGAGGCGCGGTACGAGCATGTGCTGATCAACGACAGCGATATCTATGTCTCGCTGCTGTACCTGACTCGCGTGATGGCGTGCTTTGCGGATGCGTCGGTGGGCATGGTGACAGCTCCGTATATCGGCCGCACGGCCGAGAGCGCGAGCGGACGGACGCTGTGGGCGCGGCTGGAGGCGCTGGGCATCTCGACGGATTTTTTGCCGGGAGTGCTGACGGCACGCAAGCTTGAGCATGGCATTCGGTTTGGTCTGGGCTCGACGCTGGCGATGAGCAAGACGGCGCTGGCAAAGGCGGGTGGCCTTGAGCCGTTGACGGAGTATCTTGCCGACGACTACGAGATGGGCGAACGCATCGCTGCCGCTGGCTATCGTGTGGAGCTTTGTAATGAGGTCGTCGAAACGACGGTTCCGGCGTATAACTTTCGCGGCTTTTGTGACCATCAACTACGTTGGGCGCGGTCGACTCGCGACTCGCGCAAGCTGGGCTACGTTGGTCTGGGGATTACCTACGCTCTGCCGTGGGCGCTGATGACCTGCGTTGCCAGCGGGTTCGCGTTATGGAGTTTCTCGTTGCTGAGTGTAGTGGTGCTGGCGCGGGTTGCAGTGGCGCTCTCGGTCGGCGTCGGCATTCTGCGCGATGAACAGGTGCTGCGTGATCTATGGCTGCTTCCATTGCGGGACTTCTTCGGCCTCTATTTTTGGGCGTGGAGCTTTGCCGATGACACGGTGGTGTGGCGCGGCGAACGGTTTCATCTGCGTAATGGGCGAATTACGCGGGCTTAG
- a CDS encoding ABC transporter permease, producing MRIGDVKETVVMALDTLRTNKLRSGLTILGIVIGVMTVIIISSVVNGLNSRVEDLVKSLGSNVLFVFRFPVFGQRPTTEMLTRKQLTYDDAMAMRELPHVVAVSPALQYTDNTDPSRAGVTAIKGGGKTMQGTILEGDTPAQKDVSELDMREGRFFNEGDQERAAKVTVLGSDTADELFPDQSAIGKEVQAAGMVFTVVGVLDKQKQAFGGGKNPQDNHAYFPITTFHYMHPEQLDYWITLKYDDPKNRSLVEDELTELLRRRRKVANAAPDNFAIFGTDSLTRLWNNITSGLFLLLVALSSVALLVGGVGVMNIMLVSVTERTREIGIRKAIGATKQTILTQFTLEAMTLCAVGGIIGLCMGSALALGVSILFPAALSAVWMLVAFLSSCGIGLVFGIYPAWKAANLNPIEALRYE from the coding sequence ATGCGGATTGGCGATGTCAAGGAAACGGTAGTGATGGCATTGGACACGCTGCGCACGAATAAACTGCGCAGCGGTCTGACGATTCTTGGAATCGTCATTGGCGTCATGACGGTGATTATCATCTCGTCGGTCGTGAATGGGCTCAACAGCAGGGTTGAAGACCTGGTGAAGTCGCTGGGTTCGAACGTTCTTTTTGTCTTTCGTTTCCCGGTGTTCGGTCAGCGTCCCACAACCGAGATGTTGACCCGCAAGCAGCTAACCTACGACGATGCCATGGCGATGCGTGAGCTGCCGCATGTGGTGGCGGTATCGCCCGCGTTGCAGTACACCGACAATACCGATCCTAGCCGCGCCGGCGTTACAGCCATCAAGGGCGGCGGCAAAACGATGCAGGGCACTATTCTTGAGGGCGATACTCCGGCGCAGAAGGATGTGAGCGAGCTGGACATGCGCGAGGGCCGCTTCTTCAATGAGGGGGATCAGGAGCGTGCGGCCAAGGTGACGGTGCTGGGCAGCGACACCGCGGATGAACTGTTTCCCGACCAGAGCGCGATAGGCAAAGAGGTGCAGGCGGCAGGAATGGTCTTTACCGTCGTCGGTGTGCTGGACAAGCAGAAGCAGGCGTTTGGCGGAGGAAAGAATCCGCAGGACAACCATGCGTATTTTCCGATTACGACGTTCCACTACATGCATCCGGAGCAGTTGGACTACTGGATCACGCTGAAGTACGACGATCCTAAGAACCGCTCGCTGGTGGAAGATGAGCTGACTGAGTTGCTGCGACGACGGCGAAAGGTAGCCAACGCTGCGCCGGATAACTTCGCCATCTTCGGCACTGACTCGCTGACACGATTGTGGAACAACATTACCAGTGGACTTTTTCTGCTGCTGGTTGCCCTGTCAAGCGTGGCGCTGCTGGTGGGTGGTGTCGGCGTCATGAACATCATGCTGGTAAGCGTGACCGAGCGAACGCGAGAGATCGGCATACGTAAGGCGATAGGAGCGACCAAGCAGACGATTCTGACGCAGTTCACGCTGGAGGCGATGACGCTGTGCGCAGTGGGAGGAATTATCGGCCTCTGCATGGGAAGCGCTCTTGCGTTGGGCGTATCCATTTTGTTTCCGGCGGCGCTGTCGGCGGTGTGGATGCTGGTGGCGTTTTTAAGTTCGTGCGGGATCGGGTTGGTGTTCGGAATCTATCCGGCATGGAAGGCTGCGAACTTGAATCCGATTGAGGCGCTGCGGTACGAGTAG
- a CDS encoding ABC transporter permease translates to MEFKEAVKIALQSLWANKLRSILTLLGVVIGVASVIAVVTLVNGANTYVTTKFSSYGADVFTVSKMPQIITSSEDYQRFQKRKNVLYSDFLYVRDNCKRCVGIGAQQSTTGTIVRGTQSVTDTQIRGYTWQMPSLQNLNIEQGRGFTEADEERASHVAIIGTDIQDHLFPGQNPLGQELRVDGTPYTIIGISEKQGSTFGQSQDNWVGVPLTAYQRNYGTQKTVTIYVKAGSAGQVLDDAADEVRVLMRSQRHDAPGAPDSFELDTNNTLVGFFSTVTKSFGAVAGAIALISLVVGGIVIMNIMLVSVTERTREIGIRKALGARPKDILMQFLIESGTMALVGGAFGVIGGIIVAQVITVVAGFPSTIAFWSVLAGLFMATSTGIFFGVYPARKAAQLDPIVALRAD, encoded by the coding sequence ATGGAATTTAAAGAGGCCGTCAAAATCGCGTTGCAGTCACTGTGGGCCAATAAGCTCCGGTCGATTCTGACGCTGCTGGGCGTCGTGATCGGCGTGGCAAGCGTCATCGCCGTGGTTACGCTGGTCAATGGCGCGAACACCTATGTCACGACGAAGTTTTCAAGCTATGGGGCCGATGTCTTTACGGTGTCGAAGATGCCGCAGATTATCACCAGTTCCGAGGACTATCAGCGGTTTCAGAAGCGCAAGAACGTTCTTTACTCCGACTTTCTTTATGTAAGAGACAACTGCAAACGCTGCGTCGGCATTGGAGCGCAGCAGTCGACCACAGGCACGATTGTGCGCGGAACGCAGTCGGTGACAGACACGCAGATTCGCGGCTATACGTGGCAGATGCCTTCGCTGCAGAACCTGAACATCGAACAGGGGCGCGGGTTTACCGAAGCGGACGAGGAACGTGCATCTCACGTCGCTATCATCGGAACGGATATTCAGGACCACCTGTTTCCCGGCCAGAATCCGCTGGGGCAGGAGCTGCGCGTCGATGGCACGCCGTATACGATCATCGGCATCAGCGAGAAGCAGGGCAGCACCTTTGGCCAGAGCCAGGACAACTGGGTGGGCGTGCCGCTGACGGCGTACCAGAGGAACTACGGGACGCAGAAGACGGTGACCATTTATGTAAAGGCCGGCTCGGCGGGGCAGGTGCTGGATGATGCTGCCGACGAGGTGCGGGTGCTGATGCGGTCGCAGCGGCACGACGCGCCGGGAGCGCCGGACTCCTTTGAGCTGGATACGAACAATACGCTGGTCGGGTTCTTCAGCACGGTCACGAAGTCATTCGGTGCGGTTGCGGGGGCTATTGCGCTTATTTCGCTGGTGGTGGGCGGCATTGTGATTATGAACATCATGCTGGTAAGTGTCACCGAGCGAACCCGTGAGATTGGGATACGAAAGGCTCTGGGTGCACGACCGAAAGACATTCTGATGCAGTTTTTGATCGAGTCGGGAACGATGGCCTTGGTCGGCGGAGCCTTCGGCGTAATTGGCGGCATTATTGTGGCGCAGGTCATTACGGTCGTTGCCGGATTTCCCTCTACCATCGCATTTTGGAGCGTGCTTGCGGGCTTGTTTATGGCGACGTCGACGGGCATCTTTTTCGGGGTATATCCGGCGCGAAAGGCTGCGCAGTTAGATCCGATAGTGGCTTTACGGGCTGATTAG
- a CDS encoding TonB-dependent receptor produces the protein MVLRRPSVVFLRSLAALMVLVLSCAFAPILEAQLSTTATIAGSVTDATGAIVANASVTVHNDGTKTDMVIQSNGDGSFIAPGLPVGTYTVSIASAGFQTYTLTGIVLHPATTATVNGTLQLGSASTSVTVSANAVQVETATIENAASVDAAQVSTLPINGRNYQGLATLMPGVQNTSAGVALTTGGRATNNALSVNGLAQSGTFYALDGVWNENTGNMNQTSVIPNPDSIEEVRVLQNNYSARYSLMGASVVLLQTKSGTSSFHGGAWEFFRNDALNSKPYFATSVLPYKQNIFGYNIGGPLFIPHLYNTNKEKTFFFWSQQGVILHQVPTNLTGVTPTANQRAGIFNSEIIDPNTGVAVPKNGAGQYVIPSAEINPNSTAFLNALYPLPNYSSGGSTNYINPKGQVTVQRDDEIKIDHNFNARFHLLGEYLDEYQKYAQNSLSGSQSGEVFDTNGETDYTHNKLAQLALTQILTPNMVNTTSIAMNIFDLDLNLTGTAFVDQVPGFQTSLPYNGYLSNRLPLVTFSGGIAPQGIAAARPLTHAADLDDTVGDDWSWLHGRNFFQAGITIVFNTKRQNPGSATNGQFTFTGAATSPGKSGVTQDDALADFLFGKAATFTQTSDQPRVAVHGMEISPYVEDRINLTRNLTLTAGIRLFHMPLPYGPPQSETNFIPSAFNPANVPIVNNDATITVTPAYNPLNGLVTNGTNGLPNSFSNNHIWYAGPLAGFAWDVFGDGKTSLRGGYGITYTRIFTNQDCSFNCAINPPRLQSANLQNASFPNPVGTGTAKAATISAITAADQNIQATQVHTYSLSLQHEFARNWIASATGASSQARHLVGTWNYNAAPHTGIYDFDPSINTGKVTPYKFAPYLGYAAITTYTSRQNQNWNALELSLRHPVTENLFLTVAYTWSHDLTDHVSGTFSAIDPYNPSRYYGNAEGLNFPQSLSVTAIYNLPFLREAKGFKGGVLGGWKLSDITTLRSGTSLSPGLSTSTQGNAVRADRVPGTSIHGPKTKAEWFNTAAFRAPAAGFYGNGATGSIQGPGLVVFDMSLYKEFHISESNFFEFRSEAFNIFNHTNFTTIGTNFGASNYGQATAATDPRILEFALRYHF, from the coding sequence ATGGTCCTTCGTCGCCCCTCCGTCGTTTTTCTTCGTTCGCTGGCCGCTCTGATGGTTCTGGTGCTCTCGTGTGCCTTTGCTCCCATACTCGAGGCGCAGTTGTCGACCACGGCGACGATTGCCGGAAGCGTGACCGATGCGACCGGCGCCATTGTTGCCAATGCGAGCGTCACGGTGCATAACGATGGGACCAAGACGGACATGGTGATTCAGTCCAATGGCGACGGCAGCTTTATCGCTCCGGGGCTTCCGGTGGGGACGTATACGGTCAGCATCGCCAGCGCCGGCTTTCAGACCTACACGCTGACCGGTATTGTGTTGCATCCGGCGACGACGGCGACGGTCAACGGAACGCTGCAGCTGGGTTCGGCGTCGACGTCGGTGACGGTGTCGGCCAACGCGGTGCAGGTGGAGACGGCGACGATTGAGAATGCGGCATCGGTGGATGCGGCGCAGGTCTCGACTTTGCCGATCAATGGACGGAACTATCAGGGACTGGCGACGCTGATGCCAGGCGTGCAGAACACCTCGGCCGGTGTGGCACTGACGACTGGTGGTCGAGCCACGAACAATGCGCTTTCGGTAAACGGGCTGGCGCAGAGCGGAACGTTTTATGCGCTGGACGGCGTGTGGAACGAGAACACCGGCAATATGAACCAGACCTCGGTGATTCCGAACCCGGATTCGATTGAAGAGGTTCGCGTGCTGCAGAACAACTACAGCGCGCGCTACAGCCTGATGGGCGCCTCGGTGGTGCTGCTGCAGACCAAGAGTGGAACCAGCAGCTTTCATGGCGGCGCGTGGGAGTTCTTCCGCAACGATGCGCTGAACTCGAAGCCGTACTTTGCGACCTCGGTGCTGCCTTACAAACAGAACATCTTCGGCTATAACATCGGCGGCCCGTTGTTCATTCCGCATCTGTACAACACGAACAAGGAGAAGACGTTCTTCTTCTGGAGCCAGCAGGGCGTGATTCTGCACCAGGTTCCGACCAATTTGACGGGTGTGACTCCAACGGCCAATCAGCGTGCCGGAATCTTCAACTCGGAGATCATCGATCCGAACACGGGTGTTGCGGTGCCGAAAAACGGCGCGGGCCAGTATGTGATTCCGTCGGCTGAGATCAATCCGAACTCGACGGCGTTTCTGAATGCGCTGTATCCGCTGCCGAACTACTCGAGCGGCGGGAGCACGAACTACATCAATCCCAAGGGACAGGTGACGGTACAGCGCGACGACGAGATCAAGATCGATCACAACTTCAATGCTCGTTTCCACCTGCTGGGCGAGTACCTCGATGAGTATCAGAAGTATGCGCAGAACTCGCTGAGCGGATCGCAGTCGGGCGAGGTCTTCGACACGAACGGCGAGACGGACTACACGCACAACAAGCTGGCGCAGCTTGCACTGACGCAGATTCTGACGCCGAACATGGTCAATACGACGAGCATTGCCATGAACATCTTCGACCTGGACTTGAACCTTACCGGGACTGCTTTTGTCGATCAGGTGCCGGGCTTCCAGACTTCGCTGCCTTATAACGGCTATCTCTCCAACCGGCTTCCGCTGGTGACGTTCAGCGGCGGTATTGCACCGCAGGGTATCGCAGCGGCACGTCCGTTGACTCATGCGGCCGATCTCGACGATACGGTGGGCGATGACTGGAGCTGGCTGCATGGCCGCAACTTCTTCCAGGCGGGCATCACCATCGTCTTCAATACCAAACGTCAGAATCCGGGCAGCGCGACCAATGGGCAGTTCACCTTTACCGGCGCGGCCACGTCGCCAGGCAAGTCTGGCGTGACGCAGGACGATGCGCTTGCGGACTTTTTGTTCGGCAAGGCGGCGACGTTTACGCAGACCAGCGACCAGCCGCGCGTGGCGGTGCATGGGATGGAGATCTCGCCGTATGTGGAAGACCGCATCAACCTGACGCGGAACCTTACGCTGACGGCGGGCATTCGCCTGTTCCATATGCCGCTGCCCTATGGGCCGCCGCAGTCGGAGACGAACTTCATTCCGTCGGCGTTCAATCCGGCGAATGTCCCGATCGTCAACAATGATGCGACCATCACCGTGACACCGGCGTATAACCCGTTGAACGGGCTTGTGACCAATGGCACCAACGGGCTGCCGAACAGCTTCTCGAATAATCACATCTGGTATGCAGGCCCACTCGCGGGCTTTGCGTGGGATGTGTTTGGCGATGGCAAGACGTCGCTGCGCGGAGGCTACGGCATTACCTATACGCGCATCTTTACCAACCAGGACTGCTCGTTTAACTGCGCGATTAATCCGCCTCGGTTGCAGTCGGCGAATTTACAGAACGCCAGCTTTCCCAATCCGGTAGGCACGGGAACCGCGAAGGCGGCGACCATCAGCGCCATTACCGCTGCTGACCAAAACATTCAGGCGACGCAGGTGCACACCTACAGCCTGAGCCTGCAGCACGAGTTTGCGCGCAACTGGATCGCTTCGGCTACCGGGGCGTCGAGCCAGGCCCGGCATCTGGTTGGCACGTGGAACTACAACGCTGCTCCGCATACGGGGATCTACGACTTCGACCCGAGCATCAATACCGGCAAGGTCACGCCGTATAAGTTCGCGCCCTATCTTGGGTATGCGGCGATTACGACGTATACATCGCGGCAGAACCAGAACTGGAATGCGCTGGAGCTGAGCCTGCGTCATCCGGTAACGGAGAATCTCTTCCTTACGGTTGCCTATACGTGGTCGCATGACCTTACCGATCACGTCAGCGGTACGTTCAGCGCCATCGATCCTTACAATCCTTCGCGCTACTACGGCAACGCCGAGGGGCTGAACTTCCCGCAGTCGCTCTCAGTGACGGCGATCTACAACCTGCCGTTTTTGCGTGAGGCCAAGGGCTTCAAGGGCGGCGTGCTGGGCGGTTGGAAGCTCTCGGACATCACGACATTGCGCAGCGGCACTTCGCTGTCGCCGGGACTCAGCACCTCCACTCAGGGCAACGCAGTGCGGGCCGACCGCGTTCCGGGCACCAGCATTCATGGGCCGAAGACGAAGGCGGAGTGGTTCAACACGGCGGCATTCCGTGCCCCGGCGGCGGGCTTCTACGGCAATGGAGCGACGGGCAGTATTCAGGGGCCGGGTCTGGTGGTCTTCGATATGTCGCTCTATAAGGAGTTCCACATCAGCGAGTCGAACTTCTTCGAGTTCCGCTCGGAGGCGTTCAACATCTTCAACCACACGAACTTCACCACCATTGGCACGAACTTCGGTGCGAGCAATTATGGGCAGGCCACGGCGGCTACCGATCCACGGATTCTGGAGTTTGCGCTGCGGTACCACTTCTAG